The Fulvivirga ligni genome window below encodes:
- a CDS encoding toxin-antitoxin system YwqK family antitoxin — MKFHRTYLLSLFVLLMACEPTTKKESKSQKRPENGEMKQYRADGSVKTLITYKNGKKNGVSKNFYENGKVRQQVEYVDNIKHGTAITYYESGKKFQVTPYVDGKITGVREKYRMNGALTTEAPYKEDKPCSGLKEYLKDGALKKKYPKIMVREIDNTLKNNEYIVELYMSDHSDDVMFYMGKLDNGGCIASDAMKLVPQKPGLMQLKYNLPPGAFMMEEMNIIALVKTKLGNIYITTKKFNLAAENRG; from the coding sequence ATGAAATTCCACAGAACTTACTTATTATCCCTATTTGTATTGTTAATGGCTTGCGAGCCTACCACTAAAAAAGAATCGAAGAGCCAGAAAAGACCTGAAAACGGTGAAATGAAGCAATACCGTGCTGACGGCTCTGTTAAAACGCTGATCACTTATAAGAACGGAAAGAAAAACGGAGTTTCTAAAAACTTTTATGAGAATGGGAAGGTGCGTCAACAAGTAGAATATGTTGATAATATAAAGCATGGAACGGCCATCACCTATTATGAATCAGGAAAGAAATTTCAGGTTACACCTTACGTAGATGGTAAAATTACCGGAGTGCGAGAAAAATATAGGATGAACGGAGCTCTTACTACTGAGGCACCTTATAAAGAAGATAAACCCTGCTCAGGCTTAAAAGAGTATTTAAAAGACGGAGCGCTTAAAAAGAAGTATCCTAAAATTATGGTTAGGGAGATAGATAACACATTGAAAAACAATGAGTACATAGTTGAACTATATATGTCTGACCATAGTGACGATGTAATGTTTTATATGGGTAAATTAGATAATGGCGGATGTATTGCTAGCGACGCCATGAAGCTGGTTCCGCAAAAGCCCGGTCTCATGCAGCTTAAATATAATCTACCTCCAGGAGCCTTTATGATGGAGGAGATGAATATTATAGCATTAGTAAAAACCAAGCTAGGAAACATATACATTACTACAAAGAAATTTAATCTGGCAGCGGAAAATAGAGGTTAA